In Plasmodium malariae genome assembly, chromosome: 11, the following proteins share a genomic window:
- the PmUG01_11062900 gene encoding PIR protein — translation MEIITDLLHEHIEGPLSSNIYNKFNNNVNGSQYDEICKKCKDVKDDYPTGSYDLCKKIAKNAEDLSLQKNKEGYIPHCLHYTYWVYYKIKQILELSPENNKSEHLVNFLKVRSSIYDRYSLYKCLPEIEGNTIDGLNEKVDEKYLFDYFQYYDDIKTYNTCINVEFKEYEKYLNKIKELYINHKNTKECCDDSFWDNCDMYFKCNKEFDPNTLLSSLKDKQNNNCDILKTLDKSSESSNSLNSQGSQRDFKDSIYFLRCTDNMGDSPEDTSRKGGKINCYAFPASRESLNKPTSPYYLPPLHGDSSMATTYGSKNSESDLIPSKGTQQSLGATINGVQEFCQKQGLVKSSEGICREPSVRDTPMIGAKWNIYAPQGRVKYSPEIISVLFKNSDKSNIFSNNIFRVGIAFTLIVGIISTIYTYYKFTPFGRGFHKKVPRKKRIDDYYYDDPHMRHFVIRAPKSAKRKVGSRRLHFSYYSR, via the exons ATGGAAATCATAACTGATCTTTTG CATGAACATATAGAAGGACCACTAtcaagtaatatatataataaatttaacaatAATGTAAATGGAAGCCAATACGAtgaaatttgtaaaaaatgcAAGGACGTTAAAGATGATTATCCAACAGGAAGTTATGatctttgtaaaaaaattgcaaaaaatgCAGAGGATTTATCActacagaaaaataaagaaggaTATATTCCCCACTGCTTACATTATACATACTgggtatattataaaataaaacaaattttagAGCTTAGCCCcgaaaataataaatcagAACAtcttgttaattttttaaaagtaagAAGTAGCATTTATGATcgttattctttatataaatgtctACCTGAAATTGAAGGGAACACTATAGATGGATTAAATGAAAAGGtagatgaaaaatatttgttcgattattttcaatattatgatgacattaaaacatataatacttGTATTAACGTTGAATTCAAAGAATACGAAAAATACCTTAATAAGATTAAAGAACTATACataaatcataaaaatacTAAAGAATGCTGTGATGATTCTTTTTGGGATAATTGCgatatgtattttaaatgtaataaagaGTTTGATCCTAATACACTCTTATCTTCATTAAAggataaacaaaataataattgtgaTATCTTAAAAACATTAGATAAATCTTCAGAATCCAGTAATTCATTGAATTCTCAGGGTTCACAAAGAGATTTTAAGGattcaatttattttctcaGATGTACAGACAATATGGGTGACAGTCCTGAAGATACAAGTCGTAAAGGTGGTAAAATTAATTGTTATGCATTTCCAGCATCTCGTGAATCACTTAATAAGCCAACTTCACCATACTATCTACCTCCTCTCCATGGCGATTCTTCTATGGCCACCACTTATGGAAGTAAAAACTCTGAATCAGACTTAATCCCCAGTAAAGGAACGCAGCAATCACTTGGAGCCACAATTAACGGAGTTCaag AGTTCTGTCAAAAACAGGGATTAGTAAAAAGCTCAGAAGGAATATGTAGAGAGCCAAGTGTTCGTGATACTCCAATGATTGGGGCAAAATGGAATATCTATGCCCCACAAGGAAGAGTTAAATATTCTCCTGAAATTATATCTGTACTTTTTAAGAATTCAGATAAGTCCAATATATTCAGTAACAACATATTCCGTGTTGGTATCGCATTTACTTTGATTGTGGGAATAATTTCAACTATTTACACTTATTATaaa tttACGCCCTTCGGAAGAGGTTTTCATAAAAAGGTAccaaggaaaaaaagaattgacGATTACTATTATGATGATCCTCATATGCGGCATTTTGTAATCCGTGCTCCAAAATCCGCTAAAAGAAAAGTTGGTAGTAGAAGattacatttttcttattattctaGGTGA